Genomic window (Capsicum annuum cultivar UCD-10X-F1 chromosome 10, UCD10Xv1.1, whole genome shotgun sequence):
tatattatttatacatggttaaaattattttttatgtatatataattgatgttgaacTCCCTTCAGCTAATTTGTGTGCTTACTTCTTTCGATTTTGAACCTCCTTAGATAATATTCTAGCTCCGCCACTGGCTAACACCACCACCGTCTACACTAAGGTAGGAGGGAAAGAAGGTAAGACAAGAGCAGGTATTCAGGTCATAGATAAATAAGATGATAATTGATCATTACTTGTATGTGTTTCCTTAAGCAGTAAAACAGCAGGAAAGACCCAGGGAAGAGTATTTTGGATGATAACAAAGTCCTACATTTGGAGGAAACTCATGCTGAATCGCAGTGGTTACATTGAGTAGTTCACATGCACATCAATCAGCTACCCTTCGGGTGAGCACAGGGTAAACCCCATTCAAGTGTAAAAACCCGCAAACCACACAGAAGAGGTAAACGACCCTAGCAAGCCCCATGTGACGAGTTCGACGAAGAAAGCAAGCAGGGGTTTCGAATCTGAGAAACCACATTTGGTAGATTCCCGGTTTACCAACTTGGCCACCCTTGCGAGTGGTTGGTTGGATTGGTGGTTTTTCCAGATGCTGAAAGCACTAGGTACAAACAAGGAATACGGAAAGAAGCGGGACTGAGGATTATTGGCAAGGAAAACAGTTAAAAACTAAAGAGAGAACACGACGATAGGCCAGGCATTGAGAAAGCTCAAATGTTGCACAAATTATGATAGTATGAAGAAGAAACCAACTTACAATAGACCAACAAAACGAGAAAGTTTTGTTTGaaggaagtttgataaatatcaaaggaaaaaaataacttttaccAGTTTGATTGGTCTTTGAGGTTCAGTTCTTTCTGCTATATGGACTTCTTTTGGGTAGTACAACTTACCTAACACCGTACAGccccctattttgagattttagtgaTGATGGTAATAGGACCAGCCCGCATGCACCCAAAATCTATTAGGCAGCCTACTACAACCCACAGATGCCAGGTAAACCAGTCCACCTAGGCTACAGGCTACGGGCTACAGCAGGTGGATGGGCTCACCCAGCAAATTGTAGCTCAGACAAACTAATCTCCACTAGCAAATTGAGGAATAAACTCATGATTTGCATTAGTGATAGGCACTTCTAGTGATGCTTAGCTGTGTAGTTtatatctcatacttgtattatACGCAACTTTAGTATGACAAAAGTTCTTATTTCCTATTTGTTATTCAACCaatgaataaatttattttattgcaAGAGCTCTAGTCACCCATGAAGAGGTCTTGTAATGGCCTGAACAcaataagagaaacaaatataAAGTAACTTTTAACTTACTTCAGGCACTGGATGCGCCGGTGATTACCAGCTTCATCGTAGTTCTTAAAAGCTTCAAAGAAGTCAGTAGCTGCCTCTGCCCACTGTCTTTGTGCCATATGCATTTTCCCACCGCACTCACGGATTATTCCCATAATTCTAGGATGGGGGATAGCTGATTTGATTGTAAGAGCCTTCCCATACAATTCCTATCATTAAGCATTTTACCAGGCATGTCAAAGGAAAATAAATTTAAGAGCTGAAACAAGTTATATTTTTAACTTTCCAATTATCATAGTCGTAAAATTGGGTCGTTCATCACCGCGAACAATAACCCATgacttaaataaataatttacaaaaaaagTAAGCTACACACCTCACTTTTAACAAGACAACAAAACCAAGATTAAGCTATGATGATACGACACAACAATATAGCATAAAACGATTAAAATAGATTTAAGCTCTTGGAACTAAATGTATAATTATCTCCACGAACAATATTAACATCATCACCTAAtataaagggcagcccggtgcacaaCGCATCCCGTGTTAACGCAGGGTCCGGGGAACTGCTGCACCCCAGGGGTGTGATGAAGACAGCCTACCCTAATGCAAGAATTAGTGGCTTCTTCCACAGCTCGAATCCGAACGTACAGGTCACACAGACACAACTTTAGTGATGCTCCAAGATTCACCTTCCATCATCACCTAATACGACCCACAAAAATTCATAATCGTAAAAATCAAGTGTTCTACAAGAATATCATGATACATGTTGGATATTCAGTACCGTAAGATATAAATAGGTCCACAGAATGAATAGGTACAACCATAAGATAATGACCATTGTTAATGATTTTAATGATAACATACCTATCGCCTATAGAAAAAGTATTGCTTTGTATAAAGCAGTTGGCAAGAGAAACTAAAACCACAAATGCAGATTAATTGAAGAGAAGAGATGATGATGACTAGTCTAAAGAATCTCTTATTGGTTGGACTAAAGCTTACAAAGAAAAGGGGTTAACCCACTTTACAAAGTATATTATCACATGAGTCCCAACtccctacccccccccccccccacaaaaaaaaaaagaaacttaggGTCAACACCTCTTCAAGTCCTATCCCTACAAAGAGGAGGACTTAACCCACTTACGATCCTAAACTACTATTGATTGTTTGATCAATAGTCGCACCACTGAGAATAAAATAGTAGTGTTTGCTCTAAAGATTGCTGCTAAGTGGTCGGAAGTTCGGGAAATAAGAAATTGCTAAAGATGGAAAGTAACTCGACATGCACATACTAAATTATGTCAAAGATACGATTCTTCAAACCAAAGAAATCATGATATACACTAAATGGAGGCAATGGAAAACTATCAGAATCATCGTGTCAGAAGTAAGACGAATATAAGATTTTCATGGAAAAAAACGGAGACCTTAAGCCTATATAATATCTGTAAAAAGCCACATAATATGCCTCTAACATAACCTCCAGATTCCTTAATTACTAATTAGATTCAATAGAACCACATATGACTGAACTTTTCTGCAAAAGCATACGCACTTCAAATCCTAAAAGTACAGCATGCTATGGCTCTATAATGGAAAATTTATAAAAAGAGAAATCCTCAAGGTAGCTATTAGTCATGCCTTgtcttaattttcttaaattcaaaTCCACACATCCAATCATAAAGTGATATAACAGTCTTCACCATTTAGAAGGAGAAAACGTGCTTTTACAGAATTTGATGACAACCGAGTCATCTGAATGTGAAAAGCACTTCTAAGTTCTAACAAGTTGGTAACAGTAATGTTATCTAGAATCTTCAGTAATACAAGTGGCATATTAACTTGTAAGTTGTGATACGTTGGTGATAAGTCCATAGGCATCCCTTGAATCGtcaaataaaagtgaggaggcaGTAGAATTACTCAAAATGACTGACCTTCAGCTTTTTGTTATTCTTTGTCTCAGTGTACATCTGAATTTCAACAGCATAAACCTCCAAGAGCTGAGTCCCTTTCTTTTGATCATCAGTACCATCAGCTCTTTGACAAGATCTGTGAAGCTCCTTCAAAATCTTCCGTGGGCAAAATAAGAGGCATATTGAAATGAGTCAACCATGATAGCTCTGTAATCCATGAGAAACTAAGGATGTATATCCAAACGACACCATACCTTGTTCATTTTACCATACTCGCCCATGTCAAACCAGATCTTGCAAAGCTTAAGATTTGTCTTAAACCACAACCTCTGCACAACAATTATTTCATTAGCAAAATATCCATGAATAGCAAAAAAGACCTTCACCCTGGAAAGGAAGCAGCTATATGTAGTAATCAAATAAGTACTATCGTACTTCATTTTTAGCCTCTTCAAGGACTTTCAGTGTGGTTTCGTAGAACTCACGCAACAATTCAAAGTTCTGACTAGCTGAGCCAGAGACAAAATCCATTATGTTGTTTATACACTTCTCGCTGTAATTTCTTGTTACTGCTGATATTATATAAGTAAGCATTTCCCTGTAAGCGTCCATCATCTCCTTATACCTCCCTAAACGATAATGAATTTTAACTGTCTGCTTGAGAGCTTTAAAACCCCTAATCAAGACACAAGAAGGAAGATCATAAGCCATAAACCAATAAAAATCGTAGTGTAAAACCAGTTCAATTTGTAATCTAGAAATGATGAAGATAACGCAATATCCTTAAGAAAACAtctaattaaagaagagaaataCATTGATACTGATCAAATGGAACATAATGCTTAAAGGGAGCCAAGACCAGAAGATTGTTGGGGAGAATGTTAAGTCATATCTTATGTACAAATAATTATAAACATCACTATATTATGTTACAAACCATAGGCTTTGATCAGAAAATGGACCTTAGGTCTAACTCAATTTCAAACACTAGCTCATGAGGTGAGAATCGCCCAAGAACATATGAGGAGACCTGATACCCATCCCAAAAACCAACATGGGAACTCAACACCCCCGCACACCCAGGGCCTGGATATCTAGAGCATGAACAGTATATGATGGGGCCCACGGGTAAACCATGAACTGGGATGGGACTAACTTCAATACCATGATAAGGAAATGGACCTTGGGTCTCTCACTCAACCCCAAAAACTAGCTCAACAGGATTGCCTAGCACTATAAGGAAACCAGATACCATCCTACAACCGATGTGGGAACTCAACAGGCTTGGTATGGTTTATCCGAAATATGTTAAAATCATACTAGATGGTAACAGTAGTAAATTGTTTAACTAGATTTAAGACTCTCTTTTCTACCTGAATTGCTTTAATAAGTCTCGAGTTACTAAAAGACAAGAAAGTTATCATAATAAAATTAGACAAACTTAACTAAATGCATCCTCTATTTGACTACTACATAAAGTAgtacaatatccaaaataaatccACGAAATTGACGATAGGCAAATGGATAGCATAGAAGAGATCTCATAAGCAATTAAAAGTTGTTACAAGGACTACCAGATCCTTTTCAATGCTCCTTTAATAGGTGATTCAATTGTCAATTCACTAAATCCAATTTGGCTTTATACGAAATAAACCCTATGGCAAGAAGTATGCATGACTAATGGGAATGTATTGGAAAATCTAAGACAGCTGTTTGATACAAATGCTATGCCAAGAAAATGTATCAAGAGGCATAGAGTACTTTGTTTACACTTCATCGTCAGTACTCAAGGCCTTTGTCTCGGGAAGCTTCCGTTTGGGCTCTTAGGTTTTTCGTTTTGTGTCCAATAGTTTTAATGACATGTAGGACCCATTATAAACAGCTTGGGCAGCAAGCGTTACAGAAACTATTACAGTCCAGCCAACAAGTTCTGATTTCCAGCTAGTGAGCTCAATTGAAAAGCTATGATTTTTTCTCGGGCCTCGAAAGCTAAGTAGTCAATAGGTTAGATCGGCCTACAAACTTTTCCTTCTATAACCATATTTTGCATGAAGGATAGTTAATTTATGGGAAAAAACCAACCAACAACGccaatttcaaaaagaaaattagtCACCATTGGAATGAACTTCATACGCATAAGGCTGTAAATTACCATTCTGCCTTTTCAGGTTCCATACGTACCACCTCAGTGAATCCCTCAAGTGCACCCTCCGGATCCGTCTCAACCAAACCTGAAAAATCAGGGCAATAGAGAAGAAGATCTAGATTTAGCAAGCAGGAATATGAGTACAAATAAATTCCATACTGAAAATGACAAAATAatgtaaaacatgaataaaagcTTCAATTTACATGATCAACGTTCCAGGTACAGAGCTAGCCACTACACACAACTGTGCCCCAGTCACAGGTACAATAAtgactctttcatccttgttatGATGTTATAGTAGAACTCAATTTCTTCACCGGATTCAATTTCTTCACCGGAATCCTAGAACAATATTTTTCTGATGAAATTCATTTCGAACCTCTTGATGGAACCAAGAGAAAGCAAGGGAAAGGAAAGGAGAGTTGCATAATTTTCCTTTTCAGTGTTAGGTTTTCAAGGAGAAAGAGGAAACTAATCTAGAAGAATGTCATATTTTGTTGGATCAACTTCTTTAATTGAGTAAAAAGAGTTACCTTAAAATTTCACAACTTTACTTCTGAACCAAATAAAGCaaagaaataatttcttttaCTTCCTCTGAAGTTTTACGAAAAGCAAACTCAAGTTGCTTCACGACCCAAAGATTAAGGAGGCTTGTCAAAAGTTAAGAGAGTGATCAGGAGAATCATTAAGAATATTCTGCAGGAAAGTCTTAATGATTCTGTCGCAAATATTTGGAATTCCAGGAATGAGAAAACTTTCATTATTACAATTAGCTCAAACCCCTTTATAAGAAGCCCTTGTAATATATGTTATTAACCACTCAAATTCAATAAGACATTCTCTCGtttttcatattttgttataCAGCAAGATTGTTAAGTAGAGAAACTAAGAAAAAAGTTGTTAGGAAGTGACTTTCCGAAATATATTTAAGCAGCAATGGAGAAAATAATTATAGGAAGTAGAAATAATTTGGCAAAATAGGAAGTAACGGTGTTAAGTAAGAATGCATTAAGATGAATTGTATTTCAGATTTTCACTTTGGTGTAAAGAAGTTTCGGTGGATGATACTGAAACAATCTTACAGTGTTTGGAAGCGAGTGCGATTATCCAATACAGATGCGTATCCGCGGGTCGGATTCAGCAAAATATAAATTTCAAGATTCGGGGGTACGGATCAAGGTATGCATACGGGTGATGGGATTCggctaaaaaatccaaaattataaagtAGAGCTATATAGATATTCAAAATTGTGAAAGATCTTCTAGGTTGTCTTCCCCAAGGcccaactttttctttcaagctCTCTGGTtcttccctcaaaaagaaaaagaaagtcatCAAGGCCTCCCACCAACTCTCGCTACAGTTTGTTGCTACCATCTACCAGAAGTCACAAGACAACTGTTCGAATTCTTAGTTTCTCTCTGTTTGGCCTGATACATGAAGCAACAAATATTGACCAAGAGGAAGAGCTAAAAAGGAGGCAAAAGGACTACACTGTATGTATGCCATTTCCGATGTCTtaaatctattttatcttttagttttgagaaatcaaaatctcaattttctCACAAATTTGTCCATGGACTCTAGTCAAAGTATCTGATGTGGGTTAACCGAATCCCACACACAGTGCTCAGGAATGCGCTTGCATCGTCGCATAATGCGATGATGCAAAGCGATGCAAGCCCCTCTCGCTGCATATGGCTGATGCAAGCCAACCTTACAAAAGCGGGCGCATCTTTGGGTTATGCAAGATGCCAGTCGATGTGAGCGCttcatgttgattttatttttagggtcaattttaaatttttcaaaaaaagagttgtttcatgttgattttatttttagggtcaattttgaatttaaaaaaaaaagttgcttcatgttgattttatatttggggtcaatttttaattaaaaaagagttTAGTGCTGCGATTTTCTAGAGTTAACTTTGAAGTCCACTACTGCGACTTTTTCTTCACTGCTGctactctttcttcttcttcactgctTTAGAAGAACAAGAATTAGATGTCGAAGCGTTACTAATTtagatttgatttttcttcttttttctggTTTGTTTTGCTATTTTGTTGAACTTTTTGGCGAGTGTGGTATGTGTTGTTTTGCTGATCTGTTTCGAAGCAGATGTTTTGGTGATCAAACTTGTGATTTTGGTGTTTAATTTAAAATTCTGCTTATATATTGtctttattgttgattatatagTAGTTGTGGTGTTTTCAGTTCTATTTTACTGTTTGGATGCTCTGCTTAGtctttttcataaactcttgaatgacgagggggacagaggtgTTGTgctaggggagttggagcacaccGGGGAGTGTCGCGATTTCGGCTATTGTTGGCGTTTTAAAGTAGAGGAGGTCAAcgaggctattcgcaagatgcgacGGGGCAGGGCGACGGGGCCCGATGAGATTCCGGTgcatttttggaagttttctagcGTGGCTGGGGTGAGGTGGCTGACCAACctgtttaacaacattttcaagtccacgaagatgcctgaggcgtggagatggagcacgatgattccattatataagaacaagggtgacattcagagttgcaacaactaccggggtattaagttgttgagtcacacgatgaagatttgggagagggtggtggagcggaggttgagaaatattgtgtctatttcggagaatcaatttggatttatgcctggtcgctcgacgactgaggcaattcacttattgcggagactggtagagcagtatagagagagaaagagggatcttcacatggtgtttattgacttgaaaaagGTGTATGACAAggttcctagggaggttcttcGGAGATGCTCGGAGGCGAGGGGGTTCCTGTGGCGTACATTAGagcgattaaggatatgtatgagcgGGCGAAGACTCGAGTAAGGACggtgggaggagattctgagcacttctcggtcttgacagggttgcatcagggatcagcTCTTAGTCCGTTCTTATTTGCCGTGGTGATGGATGTGCTGACGCGAAGTATACAAGGccaggtgccttggtgtatgctttttgcggatgatgtagttttgattgatgagtcgcggcaaggtgttaatgataagctggaggtttggagacaaactctggagtctaaaagtttcaaattgagtaggaccaagacggattatttggagtgcaagtttagtgactcgaggcaagaagAGGAGGTGGTGGTGAAGTTGGACTCTCAGGCAGTTTGCAAGaggaatagttttaagtatcttgggtctacgatccagggaaatggagagattgatgaggatgtctcgcaccgtattggggcaggttggatgaaatggaggctcacttcggggattttatgcgataagaaggtgcctcccaagcttaaaggcaaattctatagagttgcagtcggGCCGACTATgttatatggagcggagtgttggccagttaagactttccatatccaaaagttgaagttggcggaaatgaggatgttgcgttggatgtgtggtcttacaagggctgacaaggttaggaatgagattattcgggagaaggtgggagtggtatcggtggaggaaaaaatgcgggaagtgaggttgagatggtttggtcatgtgatgaggagggacactgatgccccagttcgtaggtgtgagagactagcgttagatggtttcaagcggggtaggggtagacagaagaaatactggagagaagtgattagacgtgacatggagcagttacatctCACTGAGGACGTGACActggataggaaggtttggaggaaaaatactaggatagagggataaggtgGGGGAATGAATCATAGTTCGTAGTTAGGAGGAttttggtgtcttttgtttggtaatgtacattatttttgtggatgttgtatctatgttagttttatcatgtctcatgctttgaatatttttgtatattgtcctttgtcttgagccgggggtctatcggaaacagactctctacttctttagaggtagtggtatggactgcgtacattctaccctccccaaaccccactaggtgggaatatactgggtttgttgttgttgcagttgttgttgttgttgttcacgATGCGCTTGCATCGCATCACGCTTCGTGTAATGCATGATGCAGAGCCTTGTCGCTTTTTTCCACATCACACTTCCCTAAACACTGCCTGCATGTGTCCCGCACCCGTCTCGTGTCAATACGCGAGAGACAATAAAAATGAAGAGTCCATGCAACTTTGCTTGTAAGTGTACAGGGTGATGCCAATTTTTTGTGC
Coding sequences:
- the LOC107843744 gene encoding COP9 signalosome complex subunit 2, translated to MGSDADMEDYGFEYSDEEQEEQDVDIENQYYNSKGLVETDPEGALEGFTEVVRMEPEKAEWGFKALKQTVKIHYRLGRYKEMMDAYREMLTYIISAVTRNYSEKCINNIMDFVSGSASQNFELLREFYETTLKVLEEAKNERLWFKTNLKLCKIWFDMGEYGKMNKILKELHRSCQRADGTDDQKKGTQLLEVYAVEIQMYTETKNNKKLKELYGKALTIKSAIPHPRIMGIIRECGGKMHMAQRQWAEAATDFFEAFKNYDEAGNHRRIQCLKYLVLANMLMESQVNPFDGQEAKPYKNDPEILAMTNLIAAYQRNEILEFEKILKSNRRTIMDDPFIRNYIEDLLKNIRTQVLLKLIKPYTRIRIPFISKELHVPESDVETLLVSLILDNRIQGHIDQVNKLLEHSDRSKGMKKYTAIDKWNTQLHSLYQTISNKVG